Genomic window (Paenibacillus sp. PK3_47):
GCTGCATGGCCGGGAGATGATCGTGTCAGCAGGCCAGGCCTTCTCCGAGATCGAAACCTCTGTCTCCGATATGTCTGCCCAGAGCCAGCAGATTTCGGCAACCGTCCGTGAACTGGCGCTAATCTCCGGCAGTCTGGTCGAAGCGATTCAGAACATTGTCGCGGTATCCAATCAGACGGTGGAAGGTGCAGAGACCCTCTCCGCCTCCTCACAGCAGCAGCTTGCCGCAATGGAGGAGGTCGAGGCTTCGGCGGCGTTCTTGTCTTCTTTGGCGGAGAAGCTGCATATAATGGTGGAGCGGTTTAAAATTTAATATTTTTATGATATTACTCAAAAAACTGTTATCAGGCAGTGGCCGCAACTCCGGTGAACGTTGGACTTCCGGCCGCTGTTGTCCCCAGATTTCTTTAATTAATCCGCTCTGCGCGGTTGAAATCCGGGGACAAAGGCGGACGCTGACGCTCCTACAGTTCCAAACTTCCCCTCCGTTACTTTTACCTTTGATTTTTTAGGTTAAATTACATAAAGATCTTTCCCTATAAACCTTTGGGGAGCAGGACAACAAAGCAGCCAAGTCCCGGAAACGGACTTGGCTGCTGTTGTAACAAATGAAGAGGCTGACCTGCCGTGGGATGCTCACGGACAGGACAGCCTCTTGTAATTACGCTGTACGTCAACGTATGGATACAACTTGTGATTTTGCAGAAGCGGACAAATGATGGCGACGAGCCAGAGTTTTTGAGCATTAGCTCCGGCAGGAAGGGGCTATGGCGTTCTAATGTATTTTGTGCAGCAGAATATCCTAAAAACCGTCATAAAGTTGAATCTAATGCAGTGGGTACAGCAGAATCACCAAGTTCCGGTTGTGTTTGGCATGAATTCTGTTGCACAATGTACACTCACGACACATCACTTCTTAGCTTGCCGGCGATCAGGGACTGATATTTTAAGATCGGTATATGCTAGTTGGAATTTGTCCATCTAAATCCACGATTTATTATAATTTGCAGACGTTAGGCGGATTTTCTCCACTTATTCCGGTTCATTTATCACTTTGGCGCTGAAATCCAGGGGATTAGATGGAGATTTTCCAGCTAGTCTCCGGATGCTCCGGTTGGGGAGCAAATCAGCTGGAGAAATTCCACTTGAGTGCATGATGACACTGACACAGCGCATACTGCAAACCGTCTCCCCGACAGAAGGCTCACCAAGCCAAAATGGGCTGCAGCATACTTGTTATGTATGAATTAAGCAGTATTTTCATTAAGCAGTATTCTCTATAAACCATTGGCCCAGTTCATTCACCGGCATCGGCCGGCCGTAATAAAAGCCCTGCATCACCCGGCAGCCCAGGGACTGCAGCAGTTCGATCTGCTCCGGGGTCTCTACCCCTTCGGCGACAACCTCCATATTGAGATTGCTGGCGATCGCAATGATATTGCTGATAATGGCTTTCTTGGAATGCATCTTGCTCTTGCGGATGAATACCTGGTCAATCTTTAGCGTATTTACCGGAATTTCATCCAGGTTACCCAATGAAGAAAAGCCTGTACCGAAGTCATCCAGCGATACCCGTACCCCCAGATTCCGCAGCTTGGAGAGCTGTGCCACCGTCTCTTCCATGTTGTTCATGGCAATAGACTCTGTAATTTCAAGCTCCAGGAAATGCGGTTCCAGTCCGGAACGCGTTAACGCCTCTTCCACTACATCGTACAGATTGCTGCCCTCGAACATCCGGGCTGACATATTGATCGATACAGGAACATTCGCCACTCCTGTCTTATGCCAGAGCACATTCTGTCCGCATACATCATGCAGCATCCAGTAGGTTATCGGAACAATTAATCCCGTCTCTTCGGCGATCGGAATGAACTCCGCCGGAGAGATGATTCCGTGTTCAGGATGCCTCCACCGCAGCAGTGCTTCAAGCCCTACCGTAACGTTCATTAACGAATCCCATTTAGGCTGGTAGACTACCATGAACTCGGAACGGGCCAGCGCCTTGCGCAGATCCTTCTCAAGCGACATCCGCCGCAGCTGCTGGCGGTTCATCTCCTGGTCGTACACACTGTATTTGTTCTTCCCTGAATCCTTGGAAGTGTACAGGGCAGTATCTGCTGCCCTCATCAGCGCAGACCGGTCGGTTCCATGCGCCGGAGCCATACTGATTCCGACACTTGCCGTCACATACAGCTCGTTACCCTCAATGCTGTAATATCTCTTAAGCTCCCGTAGTATGTACTGTGCCGTTTCCTGGGCATCCTCTACACTGCATTCCGGCAGGGCTATTAAAAATTCGTCACCGCCCAGCCTGAAGACTTTACCTTTACTGCCCACACAGTGCTTTAATCTGTCTGCTACCTCCTGCAGCAGCAAATCCCCGATATCATGCCCGAGCGTGTCGTTGATCGACTTGAACCGGTCCAGATCCACAAAGAACACTGCGCCGGAGGCCAGTTCAAAGAACTCCTCCTTGAAGTATCTTTCCAGTCCATGGCGGTTCGGCAGATCCGTTAACGGATCATTATAGGCCATACGCTCCAGAACATGCCGGTCCAGAAAAACAGCCCCTCCGGAAATAGCGAGCATAAACAGGGTCACCAGCGAAACCCCTGTCAGCAGAATAACATCCGTTCCCATTAGAACAGAATCTGCCCCGGCTACACTGGCGGATTCCAAATGGCTTGGTCTAAGACTGGTATAATGCATCCCGGTAACTGCGAAACCGATAAACAGCGAAGAGTAAAGCTTCCAGCGGCTGTATCCGGTATGATCCCTGAATTTGCGGAACAGAAACACACCGATATAGGATGCCAGCAGGGCAACAATAATGGAGAGTCCTTGAGCCATCGGCTGGTATGCGATCCGCCCTTCGATGTCCATGGAAGCCATCCCGGCATAATGCATTGCTGAAATTCCGCCGCCCAGAATCATGCTGCTCATAAAGAGATCGCGGAACCTTTGCCGGGTTGATACCGCAATCCACAGGGCCAGATAGCTTGCAGCAATGCTGATCAGGAGCGACAGAACTGCCAAGCCCAGGTGATATCCTGCGCGGAACGACCATTCACTGGCCATAATCCCGACAAAATGCATTGCCCACATGCCGCTGCCCAGCACACATGCTCCGGATAAAAGCCACAGCCTGCGGATTCGGCCGGAGGCCTGCCCGGCATGAGAAATCAGATTGAGCGCTGAATACGCCGCCGCCGCCGCGAGCGCAAAAGATAGTAAAACAATCCAAGTATTATAGTGGACTCCCATTTGATCCATAGTTGACCTCTTCACCGGTTATATTATCATTATCGCTTCCGTGCATTCTCAAGTTATAAATAATTACGAATATCAGATAAAGCGAAGAGATATGTGTGAGATTCATAGGTATCCCCGAGAAATAACTTTAGGTGTATTCTACCTTGTATTTAGCAGCCTGTCTAAGTAAATACTGGAACTTGCACCCTTTTTTAATACATGGCAAAAAATGTACATATTTGTCGGTATTTTCAGACGTCCAGCGCCGGACTTTTCCCGTCCCGCCGGGATGTCCGGGGGAAGGATACACGCCAATACCAGACATTTGCAATTACCAGAACTGCCAGACAGATGTAAATCCCTCCAGGGAACAGGGTGAAGACAAAATGCAGACCGCCCATTCCCCCTAAAATAAACAGAAGCATAAATGAAAAGCCCTTGAATTCAGACTGCTTTGCCGCTTCATATTTCTCCGAGAACGGCAGCATCCGCGGCATCGTGCGGAAGCATATAACGGCATACAGCAGCAGAGAGGTCAGCACCACGGCGAGGTCCGGCATAATACGCATACCGAAGAGCCAGACGAACACTGCAGCTTCCAGAACAAACAAGGGAAGCATCAGTCTCAGCAGCACCGCTTTCAGCATACCGGAATACACATCAGACTCGTTCGGTAATGGAATCGCTTTATAGATCCAGGCTCCTTTGTAGCTTGCCGAGTAACGCAGCATCTGCACAACAGTCATCAGCAGCATTCCACAGAAATAAATGAGCAGATAGGCCTTGGAGTTCCTCATGCTTTCCAAATCGCCGCTCCAGACTTGGTTAAACATAAAAATAAACGGAAAGACCAGCGACAGGCCGATGGACGGGTACACCTTCAGCTTGAAGTCCCGTTCGTTCTTCATCATGGACCAGGTGAACCGGAAGAACATGCCCTCTTCACTGCTCCGGCAAAAAATTCCCGCAAGCCGTCGTGCCAGCCGGCCGCTGTCTTTTCCCGCCGCCTCCTGCGACGCCAGCTTCTGCAGACTCCGTTCAAACGCAGGCATCAGCATCACATAAGCTGCAAGCAGCACCAGCGGAACAACAAACGCAAGTATGGAAAGCACAACCAGGCGGGTGTCCCGCGCGCCGCCGATCAGCACATCAAACGGGGCTGCGAACCAGACCGGCGCAATGAGAAAATTCCACCAGTCTGCGCTAAAGGTAATTCCCCATTCACTGATGTTGAAGAGGCGGGAAACCAGCTGGGAACCGATCACTACCCCCACGGACAGAATAATCTGTACATAGTTAATCATGTCCTTCAGCTTTTCGCCGTCAAAAAACTTGAGGATCAGCAAATATAGCAGCGCGGTAACGACAAGTATGAAGCAGTCCATGAGGACGATCTCCGCCGCATACACAAGGAAGAACACCAACCCGTGCCTGAACAGGGAGAAGATAAGCGACGGGCCTGTAAAGGTCAGCGTTACTGTAATCAGATAAATGAGGATATGTATGCTCTTGGCCATATTCAGGGTCCGGCGGTTCACCGGCCTGACGAACAGGATGCTTTTATCCCTTAAATCCAGCATGACTGAAGAAAAGTCGGAGATCAGCGTAGTCGTAATCATGAACATCACCACACTGAACAGCAGGCTCATCATCAGCATATGATTGTCCTTGGGGAACACAAGCGCGATCATCATCAGTCCAAAAATCAAATACAGCCACTGCACCTGAAGCGGTGAACCCTCATTATTCTTCTGAGCGTTCCGTCCCCCTGAGAGCACAGTAGGTGTTCTTCTCCCGTCCATGGTGAGCTTGACCTGAAGAATAGTGCGCAGCAGCTCATAGTCTACACCGATTTTAACGAATCCGCCCCGGAAAAAATCCAGCAGTCTCAGCACATAGAAATTATTCATGCGCCCCACCTTCTTCAATGACAGCCACGAACTCCCCTGCAATATCCCGGTACTTGTCAAAGCCCGTCAGCCGGTTAAAAATTTCTTCAAGCGAGCCTTCCCGGCTTCTCTCTTTCAGTTCAACAAAGCTTCCGTCCGCAACGATATCTCCGCCGTCGATCAGAATGATCCGGCTGCTGATTTTCTCGACGACATCCATAATATGCGAGGAATAAAAAATCGTCTTGCCCCTTGCCGCCAGGGAAGCAAAAATCTCCTTCACCACCATGACGCTGTTCGCATCCAGCCCGCTGAGCGGCTCATCCAGGAACAGGATATCGGGATCATGCAGCATGCTGGAAATGAGCAGCACCTTCTGCTTCATCCCTTTGGAAAAGGAGGCGATCCGCATGTCGTAAGCATGCTCCAGATTCAGCAGCCTCATCAGCCGTTCGGCTTTGATGCCGGCATCACTCTGCTTCATGCCGTACAGCTCGCCGATAAAGGTCAGATATTCGCGGGCTGTCAGACTGTCATACAGCTCGGCAACCTCCGGCACATAGCCGATCCGCCGCTTGTATGCGGTATCTCCATCCGCAATATCTTTGCCGAAAATTTTCACCGTACCGTTATATCCCTCCACCAGACCAAGCATGATCTTAACCGTCGTACTCTTGCCTGCCCCGTTGGGGCCGATGTATCCGATAATCTGCCCCCTGTGCACCTCGAGATCAATCCCGCGCAAAACCATCCTGTCACTGTAATTCATCCATAAGCCTGAAATCGATATTACCGGCTCTCCTGCCGAACCCATAGTTACATTCCCCTTTCGGACCAAATAGTAAATGTATCCATCTGCGAAATGATTTCCAGTACAATTCCTATTCTATCAAATTTTAGAACTGTCCTCCTGTGAGTAATCGCATCACCCCCCGCTGCACAATGTCCAGCCGCAAGGAAAAAGAGGCGGCTGAGAGGGCCGCCCCTTTTGTGCAGAGTATTCTTTACAGTTCAATTCTTACCCGCCGGCGGGCAGAATCAAGACAAGTTTCAATCAGAGTCATATTTAGCACCGGGTCATCCCCGGCCATTAAAGGTTTGCCCCCAAAGACAGCAGCGGCAAAATTATCGGCCTGACAGACATACGGATTGGCACCGGTAGCCTCGAACTGCTTCGCTTCACCACCCTTATGCACAATAAACCCGGCATCCTCAAATCTGGCATTGAACGGCATCGGGACTTCGATCATGCCTTCAGTGCCCAGGATCTCCAGCAGCTGGCGGTTGTAGGCCCACATACCGCAGTCGAAGATCAGGCTTGTCCCGCCCGGAAATTCCACCAGCCCGGAAGCCATCATATCCACATTGTCATGCTCCGGCGAGAAAATCGCCTGCACCGTCACAGCCTCCGGTTCTGCACCGAACAAAAGCCGCGCTGCACTGAGCGGATAACAGCCTACATCGTACAGCGAGCCGCCTCCCCAGGCCGACTTGAAGCGTATATTGGAGGTGTCTGCGGCATCATTATATGTAAAGGTTCCACGGATCGAGCGGAGCTCACCGATTTCTCCCCTTGCAATAATGTCCTGCAGCTCGGCAATCCTCGGGTGGTGCCGGTACATATACGCCTCGGCAAAATGCACGCCCGCCTTCCTGCAGGCCTCCACCATTTCCGCTGTCTCACGGCTGTTCAGTGCAACCGGCTTTTCGCACAGCACATGTTTGCCTGCTTCGGCTGCCCGGATCACCCATTCTCGGTGAAGATGATTGGGAAGCGGGATATACACAGCGTCGATATCCTTATCCTCCAGCAGCTCTTCATAGCTTCCGTAAGCCTTGCCTATGCCGAATTCTTCCGCTACGGCGCTGCTTTTATCCAGCCCCCGGCTCGCCACCGCTCCGATCACACCGGATTCTGATTCCTGAATGGCCGGCATTACCGAATTTGTCGCAATCTGTGCGCAGCCCATAATTCCCCAACGAAGCTTCTCTGCCATAGATGCACATCCTCCTTGTACTCTATTGTCCACTGCTATACAAATGATACCTAAGGACACCTTATCACAGAATCATAGATAT
Coding sequences:
- a CDS encoding EAL domain-containing protein, whose protein sequence is MDQMGVHYNTWIVLLSFALAAAAAYSALNLISHAGQASGRIRRLWLLSGACVLGSGMWAMHFVGIMASEWSFRAGYHLGLAVLSLLISIAASYLALWIAVSTRQRFRDLFMSSMILGGGISAMHYAGMASMDIEGRIAYQPMAQGLSIIVALLASYIGVFLFRKFRDHTGYSRWKLYSSLFIGFAVTGMHYTSLRPSHLESASVAGADSVLMGTDVILLTGVSLVTLFMLAISGGAVFLDRHVLERMAYNDPLTDLPNRHGLERYFKEEFFELASGAVFFVDLDRFKSINDTLGHDIGDLLLQEVADRLKHCVGSKGKVFRLGGDEFLIALPECSVEDAQETAQYILRELKRYYSIEGNELYVTASVGISMAPAHGTDRSALMRAADTALYTSKDSGKNKYSVYDQEMNRQQLRRMSLEKDLRKALARSEFMVVYQPKWDSLMNVTVGLEALLRWRHPEHGIISPAEFIPIAEETGLIVPITYWMLHDVCGQNVLWHKTGVANVPVSINMSARMFEGSNLYDVVEEALTRSGLEPHFLELEITESIAMNNMEETVAQLSKLRNLGVRVSLDDFGTGFSSLGNLDEIPVNTLKIDQVFIRKSKMHSKKAIISNIIAIASNLNMEVVAEGVETPEQIELLQSLGCRVMQGFYYGRPMPVNELGQWFIENTA
- a CDS encoding ABC transporter ATP-binding protein produces the protein MGSAGEPVISISGLWMNYSDRMVLRGIDLEVHRGQIIGYIGPNGAGKSTTVKIMLGLVEGYNGTVKIFGKDIADGDTAYKRRIGYVPEVAELYDSLTAREYLTFIGELYGMKQSDAGIKAERLMRLLNLEHAYDMRIASFSKGMKQKVLLISSMLHDPDILFLDEPLSGLDANSVMVVKEIFASLAARGKTIFYSSHIMDVVEKISSRIILIDGGDIVADGSFVELKERSREGSLEEIFNRLTGFDKYRDIAGEFVAVIEEGGAHE
- a CDS encoding Gfo/Idh/MocA family oxidoreductase, with product MAEKLRWGIMGCAQIATNSVMPAIQESESGVIGAVASRGLDKSSAVAEEFGIGKAYGSYEELLEDKDIDAVYIPLPNHLHREWVIRAAEAGKHVLCEKPVALNSRETAEMVEACRKAGVHFAEAYMYRHHPRIAELQDIIARGEIGELRSIRGTFTYNDAADTSNIRFKSAWGGGSLYDVGCYPLSAARLLFGAEPEAVTVQAIFSPEHDNVDMMASGLVEFPGGTSLIFDCGMWAYNRQLLEILGTEGMIEVPMPFNARFEDAGFIVHKGGEAKQFEATGANPYVCQADNFAAAVFGGKPLMAGDDPVLNMTLIETCLDSARRRVRIEL